From the Scophthalmus maximus strain ysfricsl-2021 chromosome 11, ASM2237912v1, whole genome shotgun sequence genome, one window contains:
- the phf12b gene encoding PHD finger protein 12 isoform X1, whose protein sequence is MWDKMETPTIVYDLDTSGGLMEQIQTLLAPPKSEEVEKRSRKLVRDVRRSGRATNHDTCDSCREGGDLLCCDHCPAAFHLQCCNPPLSEEMLPPGEWMCHRCNVRKKKREQKSDQTNGLPDRSSTKRAASPAVELELNAGPLRLDGLPPGAGAAGPGLRVAQVRLLDRRTNSRPSSRPGTPTSNTSSTPTPSEEQNDGEEEPAEPEDEVQGAELDGAIVSTPTPRLLKRPFQLLIAAAMERNPTQFQLPSELTCTTALPGSSKRRRKEELLGKPFRRPQHELDSNGLVPLPVRVCFSCNRSCRMAPLIQCDYCPLLFHMDCLDPPLTALPAGKWMCPNHVEHLVLNQKSLSLSSRCQLFDQFQDRMSQHAVKLDFLRRVHRHNSPNRRTSHQHNRKTIKVPDAIKSQYQNPPPMLLPAGVHQLELVCSGIPSHQPPKHLTTEVEQQEWLQDVIALQCSIMRHLSIKQKTLSAASTTSAVTSSAETESEQKVGTKSCVRSEDMKTQASLGRTSSPDLCSKSCSTPDDPQGASLSRDTPTELAVCKCSLTSCQNCRKPNGPLVEESRPPKANGPVDCNSSSAPCRPAELQCKMKPSAPPADSAPMSGLVNHIGAETVKKEPESTTEACAQKTRPTAPTIWPHGGQQNHRNQMVLQEECMTSNEKPSHSLTSSARSDTPPKGNQGHDSTKLESSSPTPDVKVGPGADSLLPSTVPSITELSSCMKDGKEDEGGIMLDRLDAEMIKLLAWQRIQQLFPPKAPSTPLQPATSNAPKTLPHLPDSQKKVQARAVFYPLTGKGGAVSMCYRTLYIGSGADMDVCLTNYGHCNFISGKHACIFYDENTKHYELLNYSEHGTTVDNVLYSCDFSEKVSPSAPSGLVAKVQGIIRRSKKREEGEGPSSVVGLLPAGGVMSSQSQGGSEQPCTCKASSSSLIGGSGAGWEGTALLHHGSYIKLGCLQFVFSITEFASKQPKEEPTVTSATGCAGTSSSNSAAGANTNNAPNSTSTPPLPSTATVSSPSSQDETDTETVPPHQVPVMHLNSVP, encoded by the exons ATGTGGGACAAAATGGAGACCCCGACGATTGTGTACGATTTGGATACCTCCGGGGGCTTAATGGAG cAAATCCAAACACTGCTGGCGCCCCCGAAGTCCGAGGAGGTCGAGAAGAGGAGCCGGAAGTTGGTGAGAGACGTCCGACGGAGCGGCAGGGCCACCAACCACGACACCTGCGACAGCTGCCGGGAGGGGGGGGACTTGCTGTGCTGCGACCACTGCCCCGCAGCCTTCCACCTCCAGTGCTG TAACCCGCCTCTAAGTGAAGAAATGCTTCCCCCGGGGGAATGGATGTGTCATCGCTGCAATGTCAGGAAAAAG AAGCGAGAGCAGAAGTCAGATCAGACCAACGGCTTGCCAGATAGGTCCTCGACTAAGCGTGCTGCTTCCCCTGCTGTGGAGCTGGAGCTCAATGCTGGCCCACTGCGGCTCGATGGCCTGCCTCCAGGGGCCGGAGCGGCGGGACCCGGTTTGCGTGTGGCCCAGGTGCGCCTCTTGGACCGCAGGACGAACAGCCGACCAAGCAGCCGGCCCGGCACGCCCACCTCCAACACTTCGTCCACCCCGACCCCCTCCGAGGAGCAGAatgacggggaggaggagccAGCAGAACCCGAGGACGAAGTTCAGGGTGCAGAGCTTGACGGTGCTATAGTATCCACTCCGACACCACGCCTCCTCAAGAGGCCCTTCCAGCTGCTGATAGCAGCTGCTATGGAGAGAAACCCCACACAGTTCCAGCTGCCCAGTGAACTCACCTGCACCACTGCACTGCCAG GCAGCAGTAAAcgaaggagaaaagaggagctaCTAGGGAAGCCATTCAGGAGGCCTCAGCACGAACTGGATTCTAACGGTTTGGTTCCTCTACCAGTCAGAGTCTGCTTTTCATGCAACAG GAGTTGCAGGATGGCCCCCCTCATCCAGTGTGATTATTGTCCCCTTCTGTTCCACATGGACTGTCTGGACCCACCACTCACAGCTTTACCTGCTGGCAAATGGATGTGTCCAAACCACGTTGAGCACTTAGTG CTGAATCAGAAGAGCCTGAGCCTGTCCAGCCGCTGTCAGCTCTTCGACCAGTTCCAGGACAGGATGTCCCAACATGCTGTTAAGTTGGACTTTCTACGCAGAGTCCATCGTCACAACTCACCCAACCGGCGCACCAGCCACCAGCACAACAGGAAGACCATCAAG GTGCCAGATGCCATTAAGTCCCAATACCAGAATCCTCCCCCCATGCTGCTTCCTGCAGGAGTGCACCAGTTGGAGCTGGTTTGCAGCGGCATTCCCAGCCATCAGCCCCCAAAGCACCTCACCACTGAGGTTGAACAGCAGGAG TGGCTTCAGGATGTCATCGCCCTCCAGTGCAGCATCATGCGACATCTGTCCATCAAGCAGAAGACTCTGTCCGCAGCGTCCACCACGTCAGCAGTAACATCGTCAGCAGAAACGGAGTCTGAGCAGAAAGTGGGCACTAAATCATGTGTAAGGTCAGAGGACATGAAGACTCAGGCCTCGTTAGGAAGGACTTCTTCCCCCGACCTCTGCTCTAAATCCTGCAGTACACCCGACGACCCGCAGGGGGCCTCTCTCTCAAGGGACACACCAACAGAGCTGGCTGTTTGTAAATGCAGCTTGACATCATGTCAGAACTGTAGGAAACCCAATGGACCTCTTGTAGAGGAAAGTCGGCCTCCCAAGGCCAACGGGCCCGTAGACTGTAACAGCTCCTCAGCCCCCTGCAGGCCGGCGGAGCTGCAGTGTAAAATGAAGCCCAGTGCGCCACCCGCGGACTCGGCTCCTATGTCTGGCCTGGTGAACCACATCGGTGCAGAAACGGTTAAAAAGGAGCCTGAAAGCACCACGGAGGCCTGTGCTCAGAAAACCCGCCCCACTGCCCCGACGATATGGCCCCACGGCGGTCAGCAGAACCACAGGAACCAGATGGTGCTCCAGGAGGAGTGTATGACCAGCAACGAAAAACCCTCCCACTCCCTCACCAGCAGTGCCCGCTCAGACACACCACCTAAAGGCAATCAGGGGCACGACTCAACCAAGCTGGAATCATCGTCGCCTACTCCAG ACGTGAAGGTTGGACCCGGAGCGGACTCACTGCTCCCCAGCACTGTCCCCTCCATCACAGAGCTGTCGAGCTGCATGAAAGATGGaaaggaagatgaaggag ggatcATGCTGGACAGACTGGATGCAGAGATGATCAAGCTTTTGGCCTGGCAGAGGATCCAGCAGCTATTCCCTCCGAAAGCGCCCAGCACTCCTCTCCAGCCAGCGACCAGCAATGCCCCCAAAACCCTGCCCCACCTCCCCGACA GTCAGAAAAAGGTGCAGGCCCGAGCTGTCTTCTACCCTCTGACAGGGAAAGGAGGAGCTGTCAGCATGTGCTATAGGACATTATACATAGGATCTG gCGCTGACATGGATGTGTGCCTTACAAACTATGGTCATTGCAACTTCATATCGGGGAAGCACGCCTGTATTTTCTACGATGAG AATACCAAGCATTATGAGCTGCTCAACTACAGTGAGCATGGCACCACGGTGGACAATGTCCTCTACTCGTGTGACTTCTCTGAGAAGGTCTCACCATCTGCACCCAGCGGTCTGGTGGCCAAAGTCCAAGGCATCATCC GTCGCAGTAAGAAGCGCGAGGAGGGCGAGGGTCCGAGCTCTGTGGTGGGTCTTCTGCCTGCGGGTGGCGTGATGAGCAGCCAGTCCCAAGGCGGCTCCGAGCAGCCCTGCACCTGCAAGGCGAGCAGCTCCAGCCTGATTGGAGGCAGCGGTGCGGGGTGGGAGGGCACGGCCCTGCTCCACCACGGGAGCTACATTAAACTGGGCTGCCTGCAGTTTGTCTTCAGCATCACAGAGTTTGCCAGTAAACAGCCCAAAGAGGAGCCGACCGTCACATCTGCCACCGGATGCGCtggcaccagcagcagcaacagtgcaGCTGGCGCAAATACAAACAACGCCCCCAACTCCACCTCTACACCACCACTGCCCAGCACTGCCACAGTGAGCAGCCCCTCCAGCCAGGAcgagacagacactgagactgtCCCTCCCCACCAAGTGCCAGTAATGCACTTGAACTCTGTTCCATAA
- the phf12b gene encoding PHD finger protein 12 isoform X2 has translation MAVRSLFGRCLVLVVVVCSQRLRSCASKASNPPLSEEMLPPGEWMCHRCNVRKKKREQKSDQTNGLPDRSSTKRAASPAVELELNAGPLRLDGLPPGAGAAGPGLRVAQVRLLDRRTNSRPSSRPGTPTSNTSSTPTPSEEQNDGEEEPAEPEDEVQGAELDGAIVSTPTPRLLKRPFQLLIAAAMERNPTQFQLPSELTCTTALPGSSKRRRKEELLGKPFRRPQHELDSNGLVPLPVRVCFSCNRSCRMAPLIQCDYCPLLFHMDCLDPPLTALPAGKWMCPNHVEHLVLNQKSLSLSSRCQLFDQFQDRMSQHAVKLDFLRRVHRHNSPNRRTSHQHNRKTIKVPDAIKSQYQNPPPMLLPAGVHQLELVCSGIPSHQPPKHLTTEVEQQEWLQDVIALQCSIMRHLSIKQKTLSAASTTSAVTSSAETESEQKVGTKSCVRSEDMKTQASLGRTSSPDLCSKSCSTPDDPQGASLSRDTPTELAVCKCSLTSCQNCRKPNGPLVEESRPPKANGPVDCNSSSAPCRPAELQCKMKPSAPPADSAPMSGLVNHIGAETVKKEPESTTEACAQKTRPTAPTIWPHGGQQNHRNQMVLQEECMTSNEKPSHSLTSSARSDTPPKGNQGHDSTKLESSSPTPDVKVGPGADSLLPSTVPSITELSSCMKDGKEDEGGIMLDRLDAEMIKLLAWQRIQQLFPPKAPSTPLQPATSNAPKTLPHLPDSQKKVQARAVFYPLTGKGGAVSMCYRTLYIGSGADMDVCLTNYGHCNFISGKHACIFYDENTKHYELLNYSEHGTTVDNVLYSCDFSEKVSPSAPSGLVAKVQGIIRRSKKREEGEGPSSVVGLLPAGGVMSSQSQGGSEQPCTCKASSSSLIGGSGAGWEGTALLHHGSYIKLGCLQFVFSITEFASKQPKEEPTVTSATGCAGTSSSNSAAGANTNNAPNSTSTPPLPSTATVSSPSSQDETDTETVPPHQVPVMHLNSVP, from the exons ATGGCAGTTCGCTCGCTCTTTGGGCGCTGTCTGGttctcgtcgtcgtcgtgtgtTCGCAGAGATTGCGCTCTTGTGCGAGCAAAGCAAG TAACCCGCCTCTAAGTGAAGAAATGCTTCCCCCGGGGGAATGGATGTGTCATCGCTGCAATGTCAGGAAAAAG AAGCGAGAGCAGAAGTCAGATCAGACCAACGGCTTGCCAGATAGGTCCTCGACTAAGCGTGCTGCTTCCCCTGCTGTGGAGCTGGAGCTCAATGCTGGCCCACTGCGGCTCGATGGCCTGCCTCCAGGGGCCGGAGCGGCGGGACCCGGTTTGCGTGTGGCCCAGGTGCGCCTCTTGGACCGCAGGACGAACAGCCGACCAAGCAGCCGGCCCGGCACGCCCACCTCCAACACTTCGTCCACCCCGACCCCCTCCGAGGAGCAGAatgacggggaggaggagccAGCAGAACCCGAGGACGAAGTTCAGGGTGCAGAGCTTGACGGTGCTATAGTATCCACTCCGACACCACGCCTCCTCAAGAGGCCCTTCCAGCTGCTGATAGCAGCTGCTATGGAGAGAAACCCCACACAGTTCCAGCTGCCCAGTGAACTCACCTGCACCACTGCACTGCCAG GCAGCAGTAAAcgaaggagaaaagaggagctaCTAGGGAAGCCATTCAGGAGGCCTCAGCACGAACTGGATTCTAACGGTTTGGTTCCTCTACCAGTCAGAGTCTGCTTTTCATGCAACAG GAGTTGCAGGATGGCCCCCCTCATCCAGTGTGATTATTGTCCCCTTCTGTTCCACATGGACTGTCTGGACCCACCACTCACAGCTTTACCTGCTGGCAAATGGATGTGTCCAAACCACGTTGAGCACTTAGTG CTGAATCAGAAGAGCCTGAGCCTGTCCAGCCGCTGTCAGCTCTTCGACCAGTTCCAGGACAGGATGTCCCAACATGCTGTTAAGTTGGACTTTCTACGCAGAGTCCATCGTCACAACTCACCCAACCGGCGCACCAGCCACCAGCACAACAGGAAGACCATCAAG GTGCCAGATGCCATTAAGTCCCAATACCAGAATCCTCCCCCCATGCTGCTTCCTGCAGGAGTGCACCAGTTGGAGCTGGTTTGCAGCGGCATTCCCAGCCATCAGCCCCCAAAGCACCTCACCACTGAGGTTGAACAGCAGGAG TGGCTTCAGGATGTCATCGCCCTCCAGTGCAGCATCATGCGACATCTGTCCATCAAGCAGAAGACTCTGTCCGCAGCGTCCACCACGTCAGCAGTAACATCGTCAGCAGAAACGGAGTCTGAGCAGAAAGTGGGCACTAAATCATGTGTAAGGTCAGAGGACATGAAGACTCAGGCCTCGTTAGGAAGGACTTCTTCCCCCGACCTCTGCTCTAAATCCTGCAGTACACCCGACGACCCGCAGGGGGCCTCTCTCTCAAGGGACACACCAACAGAGCTGGCTGTTTGTAAATGCAGCTTGACATCATGTCAGAACTGTAGGAAACCCAATGGACCTCTTGTAGAGGAAAGTCGGCCTCCCAAGGCCAACGGGCCCGTAGACTGTAACAGCTCCTCAGCCCCCTGCAGGCCGGCGGAGCTGCAGTGTAAAATGAAGCCCAGTGCGCCACCCGCGGACTCGGCTCCTATGTCTGGCCTGGTGAACCACATCGGTGCAGAAACGGTTAAAAAGGAGCCTGAAAGCACCACGGAGGCCTGTGCTCAGAAAACCCGCCCCACTGCCCCGACGATATGGCCCCACGGCGGTCAGCAGAACCACAGGAACCAGATGGTGCTCCAGGAGGAGTGTATGACCAGCAACGAAAAACCCTCCCACTCCCTCACCAGCAGTGCCCGCTCAGACACACCACCTAAAGGCAATCAGGGGCACGACTCAACCAAGCTGGAATCATCGTCGCCTACTCCAG ACGTGAAGGTTGGACCCGGAGCGGACTCACTGCTCCCCAGCACTGTCCCCTCCATCACAGAGCTGTCGAGCTGCATGAAAGATGGaaaggaagatgaaggag ggatcATGCTGGACAGACTGGATGCAGAGATGATCAAGCTTTTGGCCTGGCAGAGGATCCAGCAGCTATTCCCTCCGAAAGCGCCCAGCACTCCTCTCCAGCCAGCGACCAGCAATGCCCCCAAAACCCTGCCCCACCTCCCCGACA GTCAGAAAAAGGTGCAGGCCCGAGCTGTCTTCTACCCTCTGACAGGGAAAGGAGGAGCTGTCAGCATGTGCTATAGGACATTATACATAGGATCTG gCGCTGACATGGATGTGTGCCTTACAAACTATGGTCATTGCAACTTCATATCGGGGAAGCACGCCTGTATTTTCTACGATGAG AATACCAAGCATTATGAGCTGCTCAACTACAGTGAGCATGGCACCACGGTGGACAATGTCCTCTACTCGTGTGACTTCTCTGAGAAGGTCTCACCATCTGCACCCAGCGGTCTGGTGGCCAAAGTCCAAGGCATCATCC GTCGCAGTAAGAAGCGCGAGGAGGGCGAGGGTCCGAGCTCTGTGGTGGGTCTTCTGCCTGCGGGTGGCGTGATGAGCAGCCAGTCCCAAGGCGGCTCCGAGCAGCCCTGCACCTGCAAGGCGAGCAGCTCCAGCCTGATTGGAGGCAGCGGTGCGGGGTGGGAGGGCACGGCCCTGCTCCACCACGGGAGCTACATTAAACTGGGCTGCCTGCAGTTTGTCTTCAGCATCACAGAGTTTGCCAGTAAACAGCCCAAAGAGGAGCCGACCGTCACATCTGCCACCGGATGCGCtggcaccagcagcagcaacagtgcaGCTGGCGCAAATACAAACAACGCCCCCAACTCCACCTCTACACCACCACTGCCCAGCACTGCCACAGTGAGCAGCCCCTCCAGCCAGGAcgagacagacactgagactgtCCCTCCCCACCAAGTGCCAGTAATGCACTTGAACTCTGTTCCATAA
- the phf12b gene encoding PHD finger protein 12 isoform X3 codes for MLPPGEWMCHRCNVRKKKREQKSDQTNGLPDRSSTKRAASPAVELELNAGPLRLDGLPPGAGAAGPGLRVAQVRLLDRRTNSRPSSRPGTPTSNTSSTPTPSEEQNDGEEEPAEPEDEVQGAELDGAIVSTPTPRLLKRPFQLLIAAAMERNPTQFQLPSELTCTTALPGSSKRRRKEELLGKPFRRPQHELDSNGLVPLPVRVCFSCNRSCRMAPLIQCDYCPLLFHMDCLDPPLTALPAGKWMCPNHVEHLVLNQKSLSLSSRCQLFDQFQDRMSQHAVKLDFLRRVHRHNSPNRRTSHQHNRKTIKVPDAIKSQYQNPPPMLLPAGVHQLELVCSGIPSHQPPKHLTTEVEQQEWLQDVIALQCSIMRHLSIKQKTLSAASTTSAVTSSAETESEQKVGTKSCVRSEDMKTQASLGRTSSPDLCSKSCSTPDDPQGASLSRDTPTELAVCKCSLTSCQNCRKPNGPLVEESRPPKANGPVDCNSSSAPCRPAELQCKMKPSAPPADSAPMSGLVNHIGAETVKKEPESTTEACAQKTRPTAPTIWPHGGQQNHRNQMVLQEECMTSNEKPSHSLTSSARSDTPPKGNQGHDSTKLESSSPTPDVKVGPGADSLLPSTVPSITELSSCMKDGKEDEGGIMLDRLDAEMIKLLAWQRIQQLFPPKAPSTPLQPATSNAPKTLPHLPDSQKKVQARAVFYPLTGKGGAVSMCYRTLYIGSGADMDVCLTNYGHCNFISGKHACIFYDENTKHYELLNYSEHGTTVDNVLYSCDFSEKVSPSAPSGLVAKVQGIIRRSKKREEGEGPSSVVGLLPAGGVMSSQSQGGSEQPCTCKASSSSLIGGSGAGWEGTALLHHGSYIKLGCLQFVFSITEFASKQPKEEPTVTSATGCAGTSSSNSAAGANTNNAPNSTSTPPLPSTATVSSPSSQDETDTETVPPHQVPVMHLNSVP; via the exons ATGCTTCCCCCGGGGGAATGGATGTGTCATCGCTGCAATGTCAGGAAAAAG AAGCGAGAGCAGAAGTCAGATCAGACCAACGGCTTGCCAGATAGGTCCTCGACTAAGCGTGCTGCTTCCCCTGCTGTGGAGCTGGAGCTCAATGCTGGCCCACTGCGGCTCGATGGCCTGCCTCCAGGGGCCGGAGCGGCGGGACCCGGTTTGCGTGTGGCCCAGGTGCGCCTCTTGGACCGCAGGACGAACAGCCGACCAAGCAGCCGGCCCGGCACGCCCACCTCCAACACTTCGTCCACCCCGACCCCCTCCGAGGAGCAGAatgacggggaggaggagccAGCAGAACCCGAGGACGAAGTTCAGGGTGCAGAGCTTGACGGTGCTATAGTATCCACTCCGACACCACGCCTCCTCAAGAGGCCCTTCCAGCTGCTGATAGCAGCTGCTATGGAGAGAAACCCCACACAGTTCCAGCTGCCCAGTGAACTCACCTGCACCACTGCACTGCCAG GCAGCAGTAAAcgaaggagaaaagaggagctaCTAGGGAAGCCATTCAGGAGGCCTCAGCACGAACTGGATTCTAACGGTTTGGTTCCTCTACCAGTCAGAGTCTGCTTTTCATGCAACAG GAGTTGCAGGATGGCCCCCCTCATCCAGTGTGATTATTGTCCCCTTCTGTTCCACATGGACTGTCTGGACCCACCACTCACAGCTTTACCTGCTGGCAAATGGATGTGTCCAAACCACGTTGAGCACTTAGTG CTGAATCAGAAGAGCCTGAGCCTGTCCAGCCGCTGTCAGCTCTTCGACCAGTTCCAGGACAGGATGTCCCAACATGCTGTTAAGTTGGACTTTCTACGCAGAGTCCATCGTCACAACTCACCCAACCGGCGCACCAGCCACCAGCACAACAGGAAGACCATCAAG GTGCCAGATGCCATTAAGTCCCAATACCAGAATCCTCCCCCCATGCTGCTTCCTGCAGGAGTGCACCAGTTGGAGCTGGTTTGCAGCGGCATTCCCAGCCATCAGCCCCCAAAGCACCTCACCACTGAGGTTGAACAGCAGGAG TGGCTTCAGGATGTCATCGCCCTCCAGTGCAGCATCATGCGACATCTGTCCATCAAGCAGAAGACTCTGTCCGCAGCGTCCACCACGTCAGCAGTAACATCGTCAGCAGAAACGGAGTCTGAGCAGAAAGTGGGCACTAAATCATGTGTAAGGTCAGAGGACATGAAGACTCAGGCCTCGTTAGGAAGGACTTCTTCCCCCGACCTCTGCTCTAAATCCTGCAGTACACCCGACGACCCGCAGGGGGCCTCTCTCTCAAGGGACACACCAACAGAGCTGGCTGTTTGTAAATGCAGCTTGACATCATGTCAGAACTGTAGGAAACCCAATGGACCTCTTGTAGAGGAAAGTCGGCCTCCCAAGGCCAACGGGCCCGTAGACTGTAACAGCTCCTCAGCCCCCTGCAGGCCGGCGGAGCTGCAGTGTAAAATGAAGCCCAGTGCGCCACCCGCGGACTCGGCTCCTATGTCTGGCCTGGTGAACCACATCGGTGCAGAAACGGTTAAAAAGGAGCCTGAAAGCACCACGGAGGCCTGTGCTCAGAAAACCCGCCCCACTGCCCCGACGATATGGCCCCACGGCGGTCAGCAGAACCACAGGAACCAGATGGTGCTCCAGGAGGAGTGTATGACCAGCAACGAAAAACCCTCCCACTCCCTCACCAGCAGTGCCCGCTCAGACACACCACCTAAAGGCAATCAGGGGCACGACTCAACCAAGCTGGAATCATCGTCGCCTACTCCAG ACGTGAAGGTTGGACCCGGAGCGGACTCACTGCTCCCCAGCACTGTCCCCTCCATCACAGAGCTGTCGAGCTGCATGAAAGATGGaaaggaagatgaaggag ggatcATGCTGGACAGACTGGATGCAGAGATGATCAAGCTTTTGGCCTGGCAGAGGATCCAGCAGCTATTCCCTCCGAAAGCGCCCAGCACTCCTCTCCAGCCAGCGACCAGCAATGCCCCCAAAACCCTGCCCCACCTCCCCGACA GTCAGAAAAAGGTGCAGGCCCGAGCTGTCTTCTACCCTCTGACAGGGAAAGGAGGAGCTGTCAGCATGTGCTATAGGACATTATACATAGGATCTG gCGCTGACATGGATGTGTGCCTTACAAACTATGGTCATTGCAACTTCATATCGGGGAAGCACGCCTGTATTTTCTACGATGAG AATACCAAGCATTATGAGCTGCTCAACTACAGTGAGCATGGCACCACGGTGGACAATGTCCTCTACTCGTGTGACTTCTCTGAGAAGGTCTCACCATCTGCACCCAGCGGTCTGGTGGCCAAAGTCCAAGGCATCATCC GTCGCAGTAAGAAGCGCGAGGAGGGCGAGGGTCCGAGCTCTGTGGTGGGTCTTCTGCCTGCGGGTGGCGTGATGAGCAGCCAGTCCCAAGGCGGCTCCGAGCAGCCCTGCACCTGCAAGGCGAGCAGCTCCAGCCTGATTGGAGGCAGCGGTGCGGGGTGGGAGGGCACGGCCCTGCTCCACCACGGGAGCTACATTAAACTGGGCTGCCTGCAGTTTGTCTTCAGCATCACAGAGTTTGCCAGTAAACAGCCCAAAGAGGAGCCGACCGTCACATCTGCCACCGGATGCGCtggcaccagcagcagcaacagtgcaGCTGGCGCAAATACAAACAACGCCCCCAACTCCACCTCTACACCACCACTGCCCAGCACTGCCACAGTGAGCAGCCCCTCCAGCCAGGAcgagacagacactgagactgtCCCTCCCCACCAAGTGCCAGTAATGCACTTGAACTCTGTTCCATAA